The Leptospiraceae bacterium genome includes a region encoding these proteins:
- a CDS encoding (2Fe-2S) ferredoxin domain-containing protein yields MSQFYEKHIFVCENVREGENARVSCGKQNTKKIREYLKKKIKEVAPTKKIRVNMSGCLDRCELGPILVSYPAGSWFSLKTESDVDTFVKHYILENEPSSIEQIIIK; encoded by the coding sequence ATGAGCCAATTTTATGAAAAGCATATTTTTGTTTGCGAAAACGTTAGGGAAGGGGAAAATGCCAGAGTATCTTGCGGTAAACAAAATACTAAAAAAATCAGAGAGTATTTAAAAAAGAAAATAAAAGAAGTTGCCCCCACAAAGAAAATCCGTGTAAATATGAGTGGGTGTTTAGATCGATGTGAACTAGGTCCAATATTAGTTTCATATCCAGCAGGATCTTGGTTTTCCTTAAAAACGGAATCCGATGTAGATACTTTCGTTAAACACTATATTCTAGAAAATGAACCAAGTTCCATCGAACAAATTATTATCAAATAA
- a CDS encoding Crp/Fnr family transcriptional regulator, which translates to MSAPSFQIVNYTANSYIIVEGKKEAYNFYIVREGKVSVGRENPVVGEDPNQVVGPGDFFGVVAAMSQHPQIESARALTNVSLISVSYDQFGTLIQRNTPVAMKIIRYFSMKLRQFDQTITRLSFRNTVSEDLNQLYNMGEYYFSQGNIEHAAYAYQSYLKYLPNGQFGPQVKKKLMSLNQPLALPPIDETKFNRSYADNKVIFCEHEPGRELYIIQSGKVKISKIVNNNEVMLAVLQTGDIFGEMAILDNKPRSASAVAFGYTDVLAINKANFEGMVKAQPQLASRLITILSERIWIAYKQLANLMIKDPQGRIADTLLTLAEKNRAKIIPKSFYDFDITVRDLLKMVGLSDNRDEKILYSLFDTNKFLKIDQDRIKCYDLAELEKLVQYYRKKTIMDSKIAKEKIR; encoded by the coding sequence ATGTCAGCGCCTAGCTTCCAAATTGTTAATTATACTGCTAATTCCTACATAATTGTAGAGGGAAAGAAAGAAGCGTACAACTTTTATATAGTCCGTGAGGGCAAAGTGAGCGTTGGACGGGAGAATCCAGTCGTAGGAGAAGACCCAAATCAAGTTGTTGGTCCGGGAGATTTCTTTGGTGTAGTTGCGGCTATGAGTCAACATCCACAAATTGAATCTGCCAGAGCTTTGACAAACGTTTCTTTAATTTCTGTAAGTTACGATCAATTCGGAACTTTGATTCAACGTAATACTCCTGTAGCAATGAAGATCATTCGTTATTTCTCCATGAAATTACGCCAATTTGATCAAACGATTACTCGACTTTCTTTTAGAAATACTGTAAGTGAAGACTTAAATCAGCTTTATAATATGGGTGAGTATTATTTTAGCCAAGGCAATATTGAGCATGCCGCTTACGCATACCAAAGTTATTTAAAGTATCTACCAAATGGTCAGTTCGGACCACAGGTTAAAAAGAAGTTAATGTCATTAAATCAACCATTAGCCCTTCCGCCTATCGATGAAACTAAGTTTAACCGGTCTTATGCGGACAATAAGGTTATTTTTTGCGAACATGAACCCGGTCGTGAATTGTATATTATTCAAAGTGGAAAAGTGAAAATTTCAAAAATTGTAAATAATAATGAAGTAATGTTAGCTGTTTTGCAGACTGGAGATATTTTCGGGGAGATGGCGATATTAGACAACAAACCAAGATCTGCTTCCGCTGTTGCTTTTGGATATACAGATGTTCTTGCTATCAACAAAGCAAACTTTGAAGGAATGGTTAAAGCCCAACCTCAACTCGCAAGTAGACTAATTACTATTTTATCTGAACGAATTTGGATTGCATATAAGCAGTTAGCTAACCTTATGATTAAAGATCCGCAAGGAAGAATTGCGGATACACTTTTGACATTGGCTGAGAAAAATCGCGCTAAAATAATACCGAAGTCTTTCTATGATTTTGATATTACAGTCAGAGATCTTCTTAAGATGGTTGGACTTTCAGATAATAGAGATGAGAAGATTTTATACTCTCTTTTTGATACGAATAAATTTTTAAAAATAGATCAGGATAGAATTAAATGTTATGATTTGGCGGAATTGGAAAAGTTAGTCCAATATTACCGCAAAAAAACAATCATGGATTCTAAAATAGCCAAAGAAAAAATAAGGTAG
- a CDS encoding response regulator → MENQILNQFKKLDKESKSDLFSKIYESNFSNLKVALITLFIIHIPILILDFFKYKQGHWDTNLGYKYAFEMHITLYLFLILYFGITLILRPKFLFDKNGNLFSYLAAFFLQIWCSLFSSVEQMLFGDLSIYIISIFCLPLLFKFNSTLEFFKLLFAHLVFLITIPIFHNSPETIDGIWVNSTVAVIFAYLASRVSYSFKIKELTSHLIIFKQKEELLEEKKKVEEVNRAKNELIANMSHEIQNQMNGVIGIIQLLEYTKLNEEQKEYLTIVDSSVKNLLTLMSDILDFTRMESGVTELDNIPFELPTLMKEIVSISSSITSLNNNIVNLHISGNVPTFISGDRIRLSQILLNLLSNAVKYTKSGSIDLMVSLKENKNTTIVLQFEVKDTGIGIPSSRIDTIFEMYSSGEISSSKKFKGTGLGLAISKRLIEMMGGSISVRSIEGKGTSFYFTIETESHDYLLDMKRQTAENENLNPNKEGIPQNIRLKILLVDDNEINIKLGKKVFERLGYEVKTAYDGQEAVEICQEKMFDIIFMDLRMPVLNGFDATEKINQMKKKPTDKPLIIALTANANNADREKCINLGMVDFITKPIDVSRIKDYILYTIDKYNILSK, encoded by the coding sequence ATGGAAAATCAAATTTTAAATCAATTTAAGAAGTTAGACAAAGAATCAAAATCTGACTTATTTTCTAAAATATATGAATCTAACTTTTCAAATCTTAAAGTTGCACTGATTACCTTATTTATAATTCATATTCCAATTTTAATTCTAGATTTTTTTAAGTATAAACAGGGGCATTGGGATACTAATTTAGGTTATAAATATGCTTTTGAAATGCATATAACTTTATATCTATTTTTAATTTTATATTTTGGTATTACTCTCATTTTACGACCAAAATTTTTGTTTGATAAAAATGGGAATCTTTTCAGTTACTTGGCCGCATTTTTTTTACAAATTTGGTGCTCGTTATTCTCTTCCGTTGAGCAAATGTTGTTTGGTGATTTATCTATTTATATTATTTCTATTTTTTGTTTACCTTTATTATTTAAGTTTAATTCCACCTTAGAGTTTTTTAAATTGTTATTTGCGCACTTAGTATTCCTTATTACTATTCCTATTTTTCATAACTCTCCTGAAACTATTGATGGAATCTGGGTTAATTCAACAGTAGCCGTAATTTTCGCATATCTTGCATCAAGGGTAAGTTATAGTTTTAAAATAAAGGAACTAACTTCACATTTAATTATTTTTAAACAGAAAGAAGAGTTACTCGAAGAGAAAAAAAAGGTAGAAGAAGTAAATCGAGCGAAAAATGAATTAATAGCAAATATGAGTCATGAAATTCAAAATCAAATGAATGGAGTTATTGGTATAATTCAACTTTTGGAATATACAAAGTTAAATGAAGAACAGAAAGAATATTTGACAATTGTTGATTCAAGTGTAAAAAATCTTTTAACATTAATGAGTGATATTTTAGATTTCACTAGAATGGAATCCGGAGTGACAGAACTCGATAATATTCCGTTTGAGTTACCGACTTTAATGAAAGAAATAGTATCTATTTCTTCAAGTATTACCTCATTAAATAATAATATTGTTAACTTGCATATATCGGGTAACGTTCCCACATTTATTTCTGGGGATAGGATTCGGTTATCTCAAATCCTTTTAAATTTACTCAGTAATGCTGTTAAATATACAAAATCAGGTAGTATAGATTTAATGGTTTCTTTAAAAGAAAATAAAAATACGACTATTGTATTACAATTTGAAGTAAAAGATACTGGAATAGGTATTCCAAGTTCTCGGATTGATACAATCTTTGAAATGTATTCAAGTGGTGAAATTTCTAGCTCTAAAAAATTTAAAGGTACGGGTTTGGGGCTTGCTATTAGTAAACGATTGATTGAAATGATGGGCGGATCTATATCTGTGCGAAGTATAGAAGGAAAAGGTACAAGTTTTTATTTTACTATTGAAACGGAAAGTCATGATTATCTTCTAGATATGAAAAGACAAACTGCAGAGAATGAAAATCTTAATCCGAATAAGGAAGGAATTCCTCAAAATATTCGTTTAAAAATTCTTTTGGTAGATGATAATGAAATTAACATTAAACTTGGAAAAAAGGTTTTTGAAAGATTAGGATATGAAGTAAAAACGGCATACGACGGGCAGGAAGCAGTAGAAATTTGTCAAGAAAAAATGTTTGATATTATTTTTATGGATCTCAGGATGCCGGTGTTAAATGGATTTGATGCAACAGAAAAAATTAATCAAATGAAAAAAAAGCCAACAGATAAACCTTTAATCATTGCACTAACGGCTAACGCCAATAATGCAGATCGAGAAAAATGTATTAATCTTGGAATGGTTGATTTTATTACAAAACCAATCGATGTCTCCAGAATAAAAGATTACATACTTTATACGATAGACAAATACAATATATTATCAAAATAA
- a CDS encoding ATP-binding cassette domain-containing protein → MLEFSKLSFVRDGKFILKDISLSISEKQNWVVLGKNGSGKTTLINIIFGYLWPTTGTVKVLGKVYGEYPVREVQKKIGILQSGYQEERLQRNLSVTDVIASGLLNSIGIYSELNEEENQKVKNIIQNNSWIKNPNQNYGLLSSGEKKKILLLRALISEPSILILDEPCSSLDIASREDFFSLLDRYKTSSLCIILITHRTDEIPDYFDHVCLIKDGEIIASGKKGDVFNSENLSKTYDVNINLIEKNGQYFSNVIK, encoded by the coding sequence TTGCTAGAATTTAGCAAACTCTCCTTTGTTCGTGATGGAAAGTTTATATTAAAAGATATATCTTTATCTATTTCAGAAAAACAAAACTGGGTTGTACTTGGCAAAAATGGAAGTGGAAAAACAACTCTCATCAATATTATATTTGGTTATCTTTGGCCTACGACAGGAACTGTAAAAGTTTTAGGAAAGGTATATGGTGAGTATCCAGTAAGAGAAGTACAAAAAAAAATTGGTATCCTGCAGAGCGGTTACCAAGAGGAAAGATTACAGCGGAATCTTTCTGTAACGGACGTTATCGCATCTGGACTATTGAACTCAATCGGAATTTATTCTGAATTAAACGAAGAAGAAAATCAAAAAGTAAAAAATATAATCCAGAATAATTCATGGATAAAAAATCCAAATCAAAACTATGGATTACTCTCTTCCGGAGAAAAGAAAAAAATCCTGCTTTTGCGCGCACTCATTTCCGAGCCTAGTATATTAATTCTAGATGAACCATGTTCTTCCTTGGATATCGCTTCCCGTGAAGATTTTTTCTCGTTACTCGACCGGTACAAGACAAGCAGTTTATGCATAATCCTTATTACCCACAGAACAGATGAAATACCGGATTATTTCGACCATGTCTGTCTTATAAAAGACGGAGAAATAATTGCATCTGGTAAAAAAGGTGACGTATTCAATTCAGAAAATTTATCAAAAACTTACGATGTAAATATCAACTTAATAGAAAAAAATGGACAATATTTTTCTAACGTAATTAAATAG
- a CDS encoding Ppx/GppA family phosphatase, which yields MKERNLAAIDLGTNSFHIIIVKVNPNGTFESLGKEKESVRLGSGSGPDEVITPDAMERGIKCLKRFKGLAEIHNAEIRSVATSALREAKNREVFLEKARKELGLNIEIVSGFEEARLIYFGILQGLPVFDKKIMLVDIGGGSTEILVGQKGNIEFAQSLKIGAIRLTDKFFAGDPDDESDINQCKLHVEGMITPYKREIEKLSPDIIIGSSGTIQAIAQMVLAGDNEEMPRSLNNFVFTSEELFKVRNILNSANTLKKRTKVPGLDAKRADIIVAGSIILEQIFRTFSLKSMTISDYALREGIIYDTIKKWEGRDNKQDPSSSLGNIRLKAINTLFASFPFEAEHVKKVSSLALKIFDDLKEVHKCSEEEREYLEAASLLHEIGFGISHSSHHKHSYYIIRNSELMVGFNFDEIEIIALIARYHRKSPPKPKHIEFTKISPASQLIVRKLSAIIRIADGLDRSHQGISEEISCELQNDIVVFKVKAKKNVDPHIDIWSAHQKKDLFEEVYGKKCAFVVI from the coding sequence ATGAAAGAAAGGAATTTAGCTGCTATTGATTTAGGCACAAACTCATTTCATATCATCATAGTAAAAGTAAATCCCAACGGTACATTCGAATCACTCGGTAAAGAAAAAGAATCAGTTCGTTTAGGCAGTGGCTCTGGTCCTGACGAGGTTATCACACCCGATGCAATGGAGAGAGGCATTAAATGTCTTAAACGTTTTAAGGGACTCGCCGAAATTCACAATGCAGAAATTCGTTCTGTTGCAACGAGTGCACTTAGAGAAGCCAAAAATCGAGAAGTTTTTTTAGAAAAAGCACGCAAAGAACTTGGACTCAATATTGAAATAGTCAGTGGATTTGAAGAAGCAAGACTTATATATTTTGGTATATTACAAGGATTACCAGTATTTGATAAAAAAATAATGCTCGTAGATATTGGTGGTGGAAGTACAGAAATCCTTGTAGGTCAAAAGGGTAATATTGAATTTGCGCAAAGTTTAAAAATTGGAGCCATTCGATTAACGGATAAATTTTTTGCCGGCGACCCTGACGATGAATCTGATATCAATCAATGTAAACTTCATGTGGAAGGCATGATCACTCCTTACAAAAGAGAAATAGAAAAACTATCTCCGGATATTATAATAGGCTCATCCGGAACTATTCAAGCTATTGCACAAATGGTATTGGCTGGGGATAATGAGGAAATGCCGCGTAGTTTAAATAATTTTGTATTTACATCGGAAGAACTTTTTAAAGTAAGAAATATTTTAAATTCCGCTAATACTCTAAAGAAAAGAACAAAGGTACCAGGACTTGATGCCAAAAGAGCAGATATAATTGTTGCGGGAAGTATTATACTCGAACAAATTTTTAGAACATTTTCGCTTAAGTCTATGACTATTTCGGATTATGCGTTGAGAGAGGGAATAATATACGATACAATCAAAAAATGGGAAGGTCGTGATAACAAACAAGATCCATCAAGTTCGTTAGGGAATATTCGACTCAAAGCAATTAATACCTTATTTGCTTCTTTTCCATTTGAGGCAGAGCACGTAAAAAAAGTAAGTTCACTTGCTCTAAAAATATTTGATGATCTAAAAGAAGTACATAAGTGTTCAGAAGAAGAAAGAGAATATTTGGAAGCAGCTTCCCTATTACATGAAATTGGATTTGGAATTTCGCATAGTTCTCACCACAAACATAGTTATTATATCATTCGCAATTCTGAATTGATGGTTGGATTTAATTTTGATGAAATAGAAATAATTGCGCTCATAGCAAGATATCATCGAAAAAGTCCTCCAAAACCAAAACATATTGAGTTTACTAAAATTTCTCCAGCAAGCCAATTGATAGTCAGAAAACTTTCTGCAATAATTCGTATCGCGGATGGATTAGATAGAAGTCACCAAGGTATATCAGAAGAAATAAGTTGTGAACTACAAAATGATATTGTAGTATTTAAGGTAAAAGCAAAAAAAAACGTAGACCCCCACATTGATATTTGGTCTGCCCATCAAAAGAAGGACTTATTTGAAGAGGTCTACGGTAAAAAATGTGCTTTTGTTGTAATTTAG
- a CDS encoding HDOD domain-containing protein — translation MLDIDDLVTKLIKGQPVSVRFKYTNDKVLQEFHILFIHILSYFDQLFLLEVSFTVLKEILYNASKANAKRLFFIREGLDISNPEEYQKGMMIFADEVTMKWAEQQAYLDKSDFYIQFDAQVKNNILSIHAENNAPVLPEEQERIFKRIEAAKKYNDLSDAFMDMSDSTESAGLGLILTQILLKNSGIGRDNFTIEFKNDKTIAHFTIPGQVVPIITNSKFNEQILNEIEGLPPLPQSVSRIITLCNKPDTDINVLTTEIERDAVLSADLLKLSNSSLFITRNKANTVLAAVKVVGLKNIKNMLYVSGVRKIMGNRYDKVQKIWDHCAKCSFFAKVIAMDSSKNKLADLAATGGLLHDIGKLIILSLDKKLVEKMNNLEIIDKGSSVLIEEFTVGISHADIGARLLKKWSFPEDLIHIVEFHHRPFLAPAEHKDLLEIVYLANMMLDTLDNRANFFTINQEILKSFKLDNETVFSKYLEKIENQFRTSHS, via the coding sequence ATGCTCGATATAGATGATTTGGTCACCAAACTGATAAAAGGTCAGCCCGTCTCAGTCAGGTTTAAATATACGAATGACAAGGTTTTACAAGAATTTCATATTTTATTTATTCATATTTTAAGTTATTTTGATCAATTGTTTCTCCTAGAGGTTTCGTTCACAGTTCTGAAAGAAATTTTATACAATGCAAGTAAGGCAAATGCGAAACGTCTTTTTTTTATAAGAGAAGGTCTAGATATTTCAAATCCTGAAGAATACCAAAAAGGTATGATGATTTTTGCAGACGAAGTAACAATGAAATGGGCTGAGCAACAAGCCTATTTAGACAAATCTGATTTTTACATTCAATTCGATGCACAGGTTAAAAACAATATATTATCCATTCATGCTGAGAATAACGCACCCGTATTACCAGAAGAGCAAGAAAGAATTTTCAAACGAATTGAAGCAGCGAAGAAATACAATGATTTATCGGATGCATTTATGGATATGTCCGATTCAACAGAAAGTGCAGGACTTGGATTAATACTAACCCAAATACTTTTAAAGAATTCAGGAATTGGTCGGGATAATTTTACAATCGAATTTAAAAATGACAAAACAATTGCACATTTTACAATTCCAGGACAAGTAGTTCCAATTATTACTAACAGTAAGTTTAATGAGCAGATATTAAATGAAATTGAAGGTTTACCGCCATTACCCCAAAGTGTTAGTAGAATTATAACTCTCTGTAACAAACCAGATACTGATATAAACGTTTTAACTACAGAAATAGAAAGAGACGCTGTCCTAAGTGCAGATTTATTAAAACTTTCCAATTCTTCCCTTTTTATCACAAGAAATAAAGCAAATACCGTATTAGCCGCAGTTAAAGTTGTAGGTCTAAAGAACATCAAAAATATGTTATATGTTTCCGGTGTGCGCAAAATTATGGGAAACCGCTACGATAAAGTTCAGAAAATTTGGGATCATTGTGCAAAATGTAGTTTCTTTGCAAAGGTAATCGCAATGGATAGTTCAAAGAATAAGTTAGCCGATCTTGCCGCCACTGGTGGCCTACTTCACGATATTGGAAAATTAATAATCCTATCACTTGACAAAAAATTAGTCGAGAAGATGAATAATCTAGAGATCATAGATAAGGGTAGTTCCGTACTTATAGAAGAATTTACAGTCGGAATTAGTCATGCAGACATAGGGGCTCGCCTTCTAAAAAAATGGTCATTTCCAGAAGATTTAATTCACATTGTAGAATTCCATCACAGACCTTTCCTAGCTCCGGCAGAACATAAGGATTTATTAGAAATTGTTTACTTAGCTAATATGATGTTAGACACTTTAGATAATAGAGCTAATTTTTTTACAATTAATCAAGAAATCCTTAAGAGTTTTAAACTAGATAATGAAACCGTATTTTCTAAATACTTAGAAAAAATAGAAAATCAGTTTAGAACTTCACATTCTTAA
- a CDS encoding sterol desaturase family protein has translation MENLFTFSEISFVWGITFLFVTARYILFAGLAYLFFWKWKREKWKYKRTQMEYPDKEKLINEFKYSILTMIIFAFVGVGIFIAKKNGYTLIYQDFHSKSWGYFVFSVLSMILIHDTYFYWTHKLMHHKSIFKYVHKVHHNSTNPSPWAAFSFHPSEAIVEAGILPLIVFIMPVHSFAILSFLIYMTFMNVLGHLGFELYPKGFTTHWFGKWHNTSTHHNMHHKFYNCNYGLYFNFWDRIMGTNHEKYNSVFEEVKSRQPNLVEEKINPNESILVTTQNGR, from the coding sequence ATGGAAAATCTTTTCACATTCTCAGAAATCTCATTTGTCTGGGGAATCACTTTTCTGTTTGTTACAGCGAGATATATATTATTTGCCGGCCTAGCATATTTATTCTTCTGGAAATGGAAAAGGGAGAAATGGAAATACAAACGGACACAAATGGAATATCCAGATAAGGAAAAACTTATCAATGAATTCAAATATTCAATTTTGACTATGATAATATTTGCATTTGTAGGTGTCGGAATTTTTATCGCAAAGAAAAATGGATATACATTGATCTACCAAGACTTTCATTCTAAGAGTTGGGGTTACTTTGTATTTAGCGTTCTATCAATGATACTAATACATGATACTTATTTTTATTGGACTCATAAATTAATGCATCATAAATCCATCTTCAAATACGTACATAAAGTTCATCACAATTCTACAAATCCATCTCCTTGGGCTGCCTTTTCATTTCATCCGTCTGAAGCAATAGTAGAAGCTGGAATTTTACCTCTTATTGTATTCATCATGCCGGTTCACTCATTCGCTATACTTAGCTTTCTTATTTACATGACATTTATGAATGTACTTGGTCATCTCGGTTTTGAGTTATACCCAAAAGGATTTACGACACATTGGTTCGGGAAATGGCACAACACTTCAACTCATCACAATATGCATCACAAATTTTATAATTGTAACTATGGATTGTATTTTAATTTTTGGGATCGCATTATGGGAACAAATCATGAAAAATATAATTCTGTTTTTGAAGAAGTTAAATCAAGACAACCAAATTTGGTAGAAGAAAAAATTAACCCAAACGAAAGTATACTAGTAACAACGCAAAATGGAAGATAA
- the gyrA gene encoding DNA gyrase subunit A, whose translation MANLEETIGRTLKFSTASRPDIAEAIKNGTKVIPVEVEDQMKDAYLGYAMSVIVGRALPDVRDGLKPVHRRILHAMNERAWRSDKAYVKCAKIVGEVLGNYHPHGDSSVYDALVRMVQDFSLRVPLIDGQGNFGSVDGDNAAAYRYTEARLAKMAEELLRDIDKETVNYSPNFDDTKQQPDVLPANFPNILVNGSSGIAVGMATNIPPHNLKETISAVVEVIKNPEITIRELMRIIHGPDFPTGGIVIGGEGLLSAYTTGKGSIRIRSKVDIEETAKGREIIVITEIPYQVNKKVLLEKIGDLVNEKLVEGISEILDLSNRKGMRVELHIKKDYNSQVILNQLFKLTQLQVSYGITMLAILNNKPKIFNLKEVLFSFIEHRREVIVRRTKYDLRKAEERAHILEGLKIALDNIDEVIRIIRGSKNPAEAKVGLMTAFPLSEVQTDAILDMRLQRLTSLEVQKIINELEEIRNLIADLKDILDKPARVDKIVTDELQFVSDKFGTDRKTEISNESIASTSFEAQDLIENEDVVIQISEDQFIKRLPIDTFKRQKRGGKGVQGASTKRDDFIKIIKVASTHDNIMFFSNRGKVFMMKVYELPIGTKEARGKSLKAMINLGTDETITSICTFKEFSEDAIFMATKNGVIKKSQLSVFSNTKKNGIIALGLDDNDQLIYVNLLKPEQDIVIASKKGLAVRTNLAKLRSQGRTAGGVRGMRLSEGDFVTGVTIVEKDSDLLVITEGGYGKRMEYTEFAAKGRGGRGMTYLKITDKNGSSVGISSIKETDEVIIIAQSGMIIRVEAKDISKIGRSTQGVRVVNLKEEDSVIDFAVLEGE comes from the coding sequence ATGGCAAATTTAGAAGAAACAATCGGAAGAACCTTAAAATTTAGTACAGCATCCAGACCGGATATCGCAGAAGCAATAAAAAACGGAACCAAAGTCATTCCAGTAGAAGTGGAAGATCAAATGAAGGACGCATACCTCGGTTATGCCATGAGTGTAATTGTGGGTCGTGCATTGCCAGATGTTCGTGATGGATTAAAACCTGTTCACCGACGTATTTTACATGCTATGAACGAAAGAGCATGGAGATCCGACAAAGCATACGTAAAGTGTGCTAAGATTGTCGGGGAAGTTTTGGGTAATTATCATCCACACGGAGATAGTTCTGTTTACGATGCGTTAGTGCGTATGGTTCAGGATTTTTCTCTTCGAGTTCCATTGATTGACGGTCAAGGTAATTTTGGTTCTGTTGATGGCGATAATGCTGCCGCCTATCGTTATACGGAAGCTCGTCTTGCTAAAATGGCAGAAGAACTTCTACGAGATATTGACAAAGAAACTGTTAATTATTCTCCTAACTTTGATGATACAAAACAACAACCAGACGTTCTTCCTGCGAATTTTCCAAATATTCTAGTGAACGGTTCGTCCGGGATTGCAGTTGGTATGGCTACCAATATACCTCCTCACAATCTAAAAGAGACCATTAGTGCAGTTGTGGAAGTAATTAAAAATCCTGAAATTACAATTAGGGAGTTAATGCGTATTATTCATGGTCCAGATTTTCCTACTGGTGGAATCGTAATTGGGGGAGAAGGATTATTATCCGCATATACAACTGGAAAGGGTTCAATTCGTATTCGTTCGAAAGTAGATATAGAAGAAACGGCAAAAGGTCGTGAAATTATCGTAATTACTGAAATTCCCTATCAAGTAAACAAAAAAGTCCTTCTCGAAAAAATCGGTGATTTGGTAAATGAAAAATTGGTTGAAGGTATTTCGGAAATTTTGGATTTATCTAATCGTAAAGGAATGCGTGTAGAACTTCATATTAAGAAGGATTATAATTCTCAGGTTATTTTAAATCAATTATTTAAACTCACACAATTGCAGGTAAGTTATGGTATCACCATGCTTGCTATTCTAAATAACAAACCGAAGATTTTTAATCTCAAAGAAGTTTTGTTTTCTTTTATTGAACATCGACGAGAAGTCATTGTTCGACGTACTAAGTATGATTTGCGTAAGGCGGAAGAAAGAGCTCATATATTAGAAGGGTTAAAAATTGCTCTGGATAATATTGATGAGGTAATTCGCATTATCCGTGGATCTAAAAATCCTGCCGAAGCGAAAGTTGGATTAATGACTGCGTTTCCATTGTCAGAAGTTCAAACAGATGCAATTTTAGATATGAGATTACAGAGATTAACCTCTCTAGAAGTTCAAAAAATTATCAATGAATTAGAAGAAATTCGAAACCTCATAGCCGATCTAAAGGATATTTTGGATAAACCAGCACGTGTTGATAAAATTGTAACAGATGAACTTCAGTTTGTATCGGATAAATTTGGAACCGATCGTAAAACTGAAATTAGCAATGAAAGTATTGCTAGTACTTCTTTTGAAGCTCAGGATTTAATTGAAAACGAAGATGTTGTAATTCAAATTTCCGAAGATCAATTTATCAAACGTTTACCTATTGATACATTTAAACGCCAAAAACGGGGCGGTAAAGGTGTGCAAGGTGCGTCTACTAAAAGAGACGATTTTATTAAAATTATAAAAGTCGCATCTACTCATGATAATATTATGTTTTTCTCGAACCGAGGAAAAGTGTTTATGATGAAAGTATACGAACTTCCTATTGGAACAAAAGAGGCTCGTGGAAAATCTCTTAAAGCGATGATTAATCTGGGTACTGATGAAACAATTACTTCAATTTGTACATTTAAAGAATTCAGTGAAGATGCAATTTTTATGGCTACTAAAAATGGTGTAATTAAAAAATCTCAACTTAGCGTTTTTTCTAATACTAAGAAAAATGGAATCATTGCGTTAGGTTTAGATGATAATGATCAGTTAATCTATGTGAACCTATTGAAACCAGAACAAGATATTGTTATTGCGAGCAAAAAAGGTCTAGCGGTTAGAACCAATTTAGCTAAACTTAGATCGCAAGGTAGAACTGCAGGCGGCGTTCGCGGAATGCGATTATCTGAAGGTGATTTTGTGACTGGTGTTACGATAGTCGAGAAGGATTCTGATTTACTAGTTATCACTGAAGGTGGATACGGAAAACGTATGGAATACACCGAATTTGCCGCTAAAGGTAGAGGCGGTCGTGGAATGACTTACCTCAAAATCACTGATAAGAATGGAAGTTCTGTAGGGATATCTTCTATAAAGGAAACGGATGAAGTAATTATTATTGCTCAATCCGGAATGATAATTCGTGTAGAAGCAAAAGATATATCTAAAATTGGAAGATCTACACAGGGCGTAAGAGTAGTTAACCTGAAAGAGGAAGACTCCGTTATTGATTTTGCAGTATTAGAAGGGGAGTAA